The DNA sequence CTCGCGGAGTTCGGCGCCCGGCGCCGGGCCGCCGCGATCGAGGCGGGCGATCCCGTCACGCGACCCAGTGAGCGTCGGCCGGGGGCCCGGCGGCGCCGGGCGGCCGCGCCGTAGGCTGCCTTCTCGGGTGCGCGCCAGGCCCACCCCGTCCCGAACCAGGGGGGCGTCAGCCCCCCTGGGCCCCGGTTGATCGCGCTTCGCGCCCGTCCGTAGACACCGGACGGGCTTGAGACTTGTTGAGGTGCATGCGCAGTGACTGCATACGGTTCGTTCCCCGGCTCGCGGCCCCGGCGGCTGCGCACCACCCCCGCGATGCGGCGCATGGTCGCCGAGACGCGGCTGCATCCGGCCGATCTGATCCTGCCCGCCTTCGTGCGGGAGGGCATCGACGAGCCCGTGCCGATCGAGTCCATGCCGGGCGTCGTCCAGCACACGCGGGACACCCTCAGGAAGGCCGCCGTCGAGGCGCTGGAGGCCGGGGTCTCCGGGATCATGCTGTTCGGGGTGCCGGAGGAGTCCAAGAAGGACGCCCTGGGCACGCCGGGCACCGACCCGGACGGGATCCTCCAGGTCGCGATCCGCGATGTGCGGGCCGAGGTCGGCGACGACCTCATCGTGATGTCCGACCTGTGTCTGGACGAGACGACGGAGCACGGGCACTGCGGAGTGCTCGACAGTGAGGGCCGCGTCGACAACGACGCCACCCTCGAGCGGTACGCCGAGATGGCGCAGGTCCAGGCCGACGCGGGCGCCCACGTGGTCGGGCCGAGCGGGATGATGGACGGTCAGGTCGGCGTCATCCGCGA is a window from the Streptomyces spectabilis genome containing:
- the hemB gene encoding porphobilinogen synthase translates to MTAYGSFPGSRPRRLRTTPAMRRMVAETRLHPADLILPAFVREGIDEPVPIESMPGVVQHTRDTLRKAAVEALEAGVSGIMLFGVPEESKKDALGTPGTDPDGILQVAIRDVRAEVGDDLIVMSDLCLDETTEHGHCGVLDSEGRVDNDATLERYAEMAQVQADAGAHVVGPSGMMDGQVGVIRDALDQTGYEDVSVLAYTAKYSSAFYGPFREAVGSSLKGDRKTYQQDPANTRESLRELALDLEEGADMVMVKPAGPYLDILAKVAERVDVPVAAYQISGEYAMIQAAAERGWIDRDKAIMESLTGIKRAGANMILTYWATEVARQL